The Chryseolinea soli genome contains a region encoding:
- a CDS encoding nucleoid-structuring protein H-NS: MNAIRNSSRLIMILMVVMSCAMSCKSKKKAMEAQAAAEKAKMEQQEAALRKQQEEEQRRKEAEAQAKLDAEARERERQANAASSAPAARLSKYFDAISNAGSPTSANASINEALSLFSSPDTPLLIVISEENGQKDYDRPTTIQKYLNYLKDQKKKADKISNLQFDGSGKITEVELRKN, encoded by the coding sequence ATGAACGCTATTCGAAATTCGTCACGACTGATCATGATCCTGATGGTGGTCATGAGCTGCGCCATGAGTTGTAAAAGTAAAAAGAAGGCTATGGAAGCGCAGGCTGCCGCTGAAAAGGCAAAAATGGAACAGCAGGAAGCCGCCTTGCGTAAACAACAGGAAGAAGAACAACGAAGGAAAGAAGCCGAAGCCCAGGCCAAACTCGATGCCGAAGCCCGCGAACGCGAGCGCCAGGCCAACGCCGCCTCCAGCGCACCGGCCGCCCGGCTGTCAAAATATTTTGATGCCATCTCCAACGCGGGTAGCCCGACCTCGGCCAACGCCAGCATCAACGAAGCCCTCAGTTTGTTCTCGTCGCCCGACACCCCGCTCCTCATCGTCATCAGCGAAGAAAACGGACAAAAAGACTATGACCGTCCCACCACCATTCAGAAATATCTTAACTATCTGAAAGACCAGAAAAAGAAAGCAGACAAAATCAGCAACCTGCAATTCGATGGCTCCGGTAAGATCACCGAAGTGGAGTTAAGAAAAAATTGA
- a CDS encoding cytochrome-c peroxidase has product MQTRSIFTGLSIVLLLAACTKQSKETTSGPLTDVNAYWLGQADSVQSSLDSLSQKAGRHEEAAVLQDYFARARRYFKHMESLTQFYFPEEYARINGPALLRMEEYEDKIIIPTGFQVLEEKVFSDSLDYATVQHETKVLQVIIRNLQNTIHSNTLTDANVFESARLELLTVMAMGISGFDSPIAFQSIAEAKASLQGVAALTDFYDSRLTDENIRTAWHNQLQSAYAYLDKPVDFNAFDRATFIADHLNPLSKLLHQYQHAAHVPNNTFLTAVNLEKSTFFEPGVFNVDHFAPTFNRGLKPAVAELGKVLFFDPVLSGNNHRACASCHVPSKAFTDGKVKSVAFDFQGAVARNAPTLINAGFQQSQFWDQRVSFIEDQVSNVIANPIEMHGHMEASALKLMKSAAYRAMFKNAFGQDTITKRNMQTALASYIRSLSGLNSRFDQYMRGSKSSLSQNEVTGFNLFMGKAKCGTCHFAPLFNGTVPPLYRETESEVLGVPARPDTVHAKVDSDKGKLVTYNRSLHAYAFKTSTVRNAALTAPYMHNGVFKTLDEVIDFYNRGGGAGIGIDLPNQTLPPDKLLLSKKQQAQIIAFLESLTDNSALANVPTSLPAFNDARLDKRKIGGEY; this is encoded by the coding sequence ATGCAAACCAGATCAATTTTCACGGGGTTGTCCATTGTTTTGTTGCTTGCTGCGTGTACAAAACAGTCGAAAGAGACAACCTCCGGCCCATTGACTGATGTCAACGCCTATTGGCTCGGCCAAGCCGACTCTGTACAAAGCTCGCTGGACAGTCTGTCTCAAAAGGCGGGACGCCACGAAGAAGCTGCCGTCCTGCAAGATTATTTTGCGCGCGCGCGACGCTATTTCAAACACATGGAGTCGTTGACGCAGTTTTATTTCCCGGAAGAGTATGCGCGCATCAACGGCCCGGCCTTGCTACGCATGGAAGAATACGAAGACAAGATCATTATCCCCACGGGCTTCCAGGTGCTGGAAGAAAAAGTGTTTAGCGATTCCTTGGATTATGCCACGGTGCAACACGAAACGAAAGTACTTCAGGTCATCATCCGGAATCTGCAAAATACCATTCACTCCAACACGCTCACGGATGCCAACGTCTTTGAAAGCGCGCGTCTCGAGTTGCTCACCGTCATGGCCATGGGTATATCGGGTTTTGATTCGCCCATCGCCTTTCAGTCAATCGCCGAAGCAAAGGCTTCGCTTCAGGGTGTAGCCGCGCTGACAGATTTCTATGATAGCCGATTGACGGACGAGAATATAAGGACGGCCTGGCACAACCAACTCCAATCCGCGTATGCTTACCTGGACAAGCCCGTTGACTTCAATGCTTTCGACCGCGCGACATTCATTGCAGATCATCTCAATCCGTTGTCAAAGTTATTGCATCAGTATCAACACGCCGCACATGTCCCCAACAACACTTTCCTGACGGCGGTGAACCTGGAGAAGTCTACTTTCTTCGAGCCCGGTGTATTCAACGTCGATCACTTTGCGCCCACGTTCAACCGCGGATTGAAACCGGCGGTAGCTGAACTGGGAAAGGTACTTTTCTTTGACCCTGTTTTGTCGGGCAACAATCACCGGGCCTGCGCTTCGTGTCATGTGCCCTCCAAAGCATTTACCGATGGCAAGGTGAAGAGCGTTGCGTTTGACTTTCAGGGCGCCGTTGCGCGAAATGCGCCCACGCTGATCAACGCCGGCTTCCAGCAATCTCAGTTTTGGGATCAGCGGGTAAGTTTCATTGAAGACCAGGTGAGCAACGTGATCGCGAACCCGATCGAAATGCATGGGCATATGGAAGCCTCGGCATTGAAACTCATGAAGAGCGCTGCGTATCGCGCGATGTTCAAAAATGCCTTTGGGCAAGACACCATCACCAAACGGAACATGCAGACGGCGCTGGCCAGTTATATCCGTTCGCTCTCCGGTTTGAATTCACGGTTTGATCAGTACATGCGGGGCAGCAAATCGAGCCTCTCGCAAAATGAAGTGACTGGTTTTAATTTGTTTATGGGCAAGGCCAAGTGTGGCACCTGTCATTTTGCGCCACTGTTCAACGGCACAGTCCCTCCCCTGTATCGCGAAACCGAGTCGGAAGTGCTGGGGGTACCCGCGCGCCCGGATACCGTTCACGCAAAAGTCGACAGCGACAAAGGGAAACTCGTTACCTACAACAGATCGCTGCATGCGTACGCATTCAAAACGTCTACCGTACGCAATGCAGCGCTCACGGCGCCCTACATGCACAACGGAGTGTTCAAAACTTTGGACGAGGTGATCGACTTTTACAATCGCGGTGGGGGCGCGGGCATCGGCATTGATCTTCCTAACCAAACGTTGCCTCCCGATAAACTTCTGCTGAGTAAAAAACAACAGGCGCAGATCATCGCCTTCCTGGAAAGTCTGACCGACAACTCGGCGCTCGCCAACGTGCCGACATCCTTGCCAGCTTTCAACGATGCCAGGCTCGACAAGCGGAAAATTGGAGGCGAATATTAA
- a CDS encoding GAF domain-containing protein has protein sequence MRAFLYGLRIRIKLLAAFGSILLLSVVLIVLSGGAIEKIIYFKSVNEEVDMLKLRLQTMDLATKEFVYEGFKSPSFLEKQEAAAITTFNENRDAAKGLLGTLRDVQSDKDKGAQQTVSLDLTLDSLQTNFEKLVDLLKQRGFKDYGLEGSLRTAIHAVENSGFEFDKVSMLMLRRHEKDFFLRKDLKYQQEFNARFETFKGQLEATANKELIAFLDNYRNEFNRVVEIEKQIGLTESEGIRGRIKNLFIKMRPQIETIHASMKEQNETQISRTQWLLWTVFIIQTIAGFVMAIVYAGLLTKAIKEIRDGVQKLAAGIFPDKLVVKTSEEIGQTKIAFNQFIDRLRAATQFAEHLGAGNGNLKYDEQYNDDVLAKSLISAHDKLQTAESIQKRANWINEGAAQFNEILKNDAEDIKVMGERIIHILVTYLKANQGALYVVNGADGSLYLERIATYAYGKKKFVEERIDGDAGLLGQCVLEGQTIYLKDIPKDFVKITSGLGEATPRNVVVVPLKTREKVMGVVELASFGMLEDHHIEFIERVAESIASILYNKQSSTETKRLLEESQQRAHSLAQQEEEMRQNSEELQATQEEMERQRLHLQQEIKALKQKLKETVLETL, from the coding sequence ATGAGAGCTTTTCTCTACGGGCTTCGCATCCGCATCAAGCTGCTGGCCGCCTTTGGATCGATCTTGTTACTTTCTGTGGTTTTGATCGTGCTCTCCGGGGGCGCCATTGAAAAGATCATCTATTTTAAAAGCGTCAACGAAGAAGTAGACATGCTGAAGCTGCGTTTGCAGACAATGGATCTGGCCACGAAGGAGTTTGTCTACGAAGGCTTCAAGTCACCATCGTTTCTCGAAAAACAGGAAGCGGCGGCCATCACCACCTTCAACGAGAACCGTGATGCTGCAAAGGGTCTTCTGGGAACACTTCGGGACGTTCAGTCGGATAAAGACAAGGGCGCTCAGCAAACGGTGTCCCTCGACCTGACCCTCGACAGTCTCCAGACCAATTTCGAAAAACTGGTGGACCTCCTGAAACAACGCGGGTTCAAAGACTATGGACTGGAAGGTTCTTTGCGCACGGCCATTCACGCCGTAGAGAATTCGGGATTTGAATTCGACAAAGTGTCGATGCTGATGTTGCGCCGGCATGAGAAAGATTTCTTCTTGCGGAAGGATTTAAAATATCAGCAGGAGTTCAATGCCCGCTTCGAAACGTTCAAGGGTCAACTGGAGGCCACGGCAAATAAAGAACTGATTGCCTTCCTGGATAATTACCGGAACGAGTTCAATCGCGTGGTGGAAATTGAAAAGCAGATTGGATTGACCGAAAGCGAGGGCATTCGCGGCCGGATAAAAAATCTCTTTATCAAAATGCGCCCGCAGATCGAAACGATCCATGCGTCCATGAAAGAACAGAATGAAACCCAGATCAGCCGCACGCAATGGTTGCTGTGGACGGTCTTCATCATTCAGACCATTGCCGGATTTGTGATGGCCATCGTCTATGCAGGCTTGCTCACGAAGGCCATCAAAGAGATCCGGGACGGTGTGCAAAAATTAGCCGCCGGCATTTTCCCTGACAAATTAGTGGTGAAGACCTCGGAAGAGATCGGTCAAACCAAGATAGCCTTCAACCAGTTTATCGACCGCCTCCGGGCCGCTACGCAATTTGCCGAACACCTTGGCGCGGGCAATGGCAACCTGAAGTACGACGAACAATACAACGACGACGTCCTCGCTAAATCGCTGATCAGCGCCCACGATAAATTGCAGACCGCTGAAAGCATTCAGAAGCGGGCCAATTGGATCAATGAAGGAGCAGCCCAATTCAACGAGATCCTCAAGAATGATGCGGAGGACATCAAGGTTATGGGCGAGCGGATCATTCATATTCTCGTTACTTATCTGAAAGCCAATCAGGGCGCGTTATACGTGGTGAACGGCGCTGATGGCTCACTATACCTCGAGCGCATCGCTACGTATGCTTATGGCAAAAAGAAATTTGTCGAAGAACGTATTGACGGCGATGCGGGCTTGCTGGGCCAATGTGTGTTGGAGGGCCAGACCATTTACCTGAAAGATATTCCAAAGGATTTTGTAAAGATCACCTCCGGTTTGGGTGAAGCCACACCCCGCAATGTGGTCGTCGTTCCGTTGAAAACACGCGAGAAAGTGATGGGCGTGGTGGAACTGGCATCGTTTGGGATGTTGGAAGATCATCACATCGAATTCATCGAACGCGTAGCCGAAAGCATCGCCTCCATTCTATACAACAAACAATCATCAACCGAAACCAAGCGACTCCTCGAAGAATCACAGCAACGTGCACATTCGCTTGCCCAGCAGGAGGAAGAGATGCGTCAAAACTCGGAAGAGCTGCAGGCTACCCAGGAAGAAATGGAACGGCAACGTCTGCACCTGCAGCAGGAGATCAAGGCGCTGAAGCAAAAACTCAAAGAGACCGTACTAGAGACTTTATAA
- a CDS encoding phytase, giving the protein MIKNIFPLAVLAFMSVQCSQTGSAEIANTTNDSTAVAVVKPVVVTEPVPFDTDDPAIWINRADTAKSLIVGTNKDDNGSLYVFDLAGKILPEKTVALKRPNNVDIEYGLSLKNQQTDIAVVTERLTYKLRIFSLPDVKPVDNGGIEVFQGETGDGFRELMGIALYKNPADGKIYAIVGRKNGPHEGGYLWQYQLEDNGRGQVKATLVRKFGKYSGKKEIESIAVDDELGYVYYSDEGVGVHKYYADPARGDEELALFATTHFAADHEGISIYKINDGTGYILVSDQGANHFNVYPREGSAKGPHDHPLIKIIPTSTLESDGSEVTSVSFPGEFKSGLFVGMSTDKTFQLYRWEDLAGKDLAIAQNGIRSVKK; this is encoded by the coding sequence ATGATAAAAAATATATTCCCACTTGCGGTGCTCGCTTTTATGAGCGTGCAATGTTCGCAGACCGGATCGGCAGAAATTGCCAACACAACTAACGACTCCACCGCTGTGGCGGTTGTAAAACCTGTGGTTGTTACCGAGCCCGTGCCGTTTGATACGGACGATCCTGCTATTTGGATCAATCGTGCCGACACGGCTAAAAGCCTGATCGTCGGTACGAACAAGGATGATAATGGCAGCTTGTATGTGTTTGATCTTGCCGGAAAAATCCTTCCCGAAAAAACGGTCGCACTGAAGCGCCCTAACAATGTGGACATTGAATATGGATTGTCGCTGAAGAACCAGCAGACAGACATCGCCGTGGTTACCGAGCGGTTGACGTATAAGCTACGCATCTTCAGCTTGCCCGACGTGAAACCTGTTGACAATGGCGGGATTGAGGTGTTTCAAGGCGAAACGGGCGACGGCTTCCGCGAGTTGATGGGTATCGCGCTTTATAAAAATCCGGCCGACGGGAAAATCTACGCCATTGTGGGACGAAAGAACGGGCCGCACGAAGGAGGTTATCTCTGGCAATACCAGCTGGAAGACAACGGCCGCGGCCAGGTGAAGGCAACGCTTGTGCGCAAGTTTGGGAAGTACAGTGGCAAAAAGGAAATCGAATCGATTGCGGTGGATGATGAGCTGGGGTATGTCTATTATTCCGACGAAGGCGTTGGTGTTCACAAATATTATGCTGATCCGGCCAGGGGAGATGAGGAACTTGCGCTGTTTGCCACAACCCATTTTGCGGCCGATCACGAGGGCATTTCGATTTACAAAATTAATGATGGAACAGGTTACATCCTGGTTTCCGATCAGGGCGCAAATCATTTCAATGTTTATCCGCGTGAAGGCTCGGCAAAAGGACCTCATGATCATCCGCTTATTAAGATCATTCCGACATCAACCTTGGAAAGCGATGGCTCTGAAGTGACGAGCGTTTCTTTTCCTGGAGAATTCAAGTCAGGATTGTTTGTGGGTATGTCTACGGACAAGACTTTTCAGCTCTATCGCTGGGAGGATTTGGCAGGAAAAGACCTCGCGATTGCGCAGAACGGAATCCGATCGGTAAAAAAATAA
- a CDS encoding TonB-dependent receptor — translation MKQIALVVIFLLMCCYAKAATVKGKLLDENKEPLTGAIILLDASKGLYALAGLDGTYIIKNVPVGTHTITVSFIGYLTQEKTITMTGESDAATIDFQLVQDSKVLNEVVVSGKAEAGSDAEARLTERNASQVVNVMSAKAISILPDLSVANLVQRMSGLTVQRNSNGDPQYVIVRGMDKRYSYTLVNGFKIPSPDNKNRYLPLDIFPATLLERLEVYKSLTADMEGDAIGGAVNLVMKSAPDHFEVKADFQTGYNYINTLYGFDHYNASGIEKNSPRQQYGTGYAAQPDDFTQKNLEVKNNKPMPDLIGSLSIGNRFFNNKLGVLVGGSFQNSYRATKSLWFDYDVDPYGSDLPQLGSLQERHYSIHQMRSAGHARLDYKFNDRNEIKFYAGYYALNNNETRQIRSTSLKLGYNSLQGDASLGYTTRTKTTNQGILTSSLQGNHKLLGPLALSWSAVYSTASNNEPDNAKFTRSSTMQDFKETPQGAEGLSRQWLNNKDNDLTGYLNLTMQPESWGRSLLKAGGMARHKDRDGNYDIYNFMPKPTQQFQGTNWNTVSDVTWSLTNPLGATSDAQNYKAHEYINAAYVLGKLDVERWEVNAGVRAEQTNQGFTLKNPVPGVIRDTSEHYTDVLPSLMAKYKIKPGMNLRFSYYKSISRPSFFEIVPYLYPEDGYPERGNPKLQRVRAQNIDLRLEVFPNVTDQILVGVFYKSITDPIEYTVTKFGIANENSLQPNNFGNARNMGAEIDFIHYFNKFGIRANYTFTHSTITTTKQLPGPVDPNDLSKGYTTYYVNQTRPMQGQASHIGNVSLLYKDLDKGWESQLSLVYTGEKLEAISPYLNNDLYGKPIAILDFSLEKRVSSTVDVFIKATNLLNSAYQMYIKNPVYQKDNEYPYQKDPQNKTLTRRDEYYQSFRVGVRINFSKNKNQ, via the coding sequence ATGAAACAAATTGCACTTGTTGTCATTTTTCTGCTGATGTGCTGCTATGCAAAGGCAGCAACGGTCAAAGGAAAATTGCTGGATGAAAATAAAGAGCCGCTGACAGGCGCGATTATTCTATTGGATGCCAGTAAGGGTCTTTATGCCCTTGCCGGACTGGATGGAACGTACATCATCAAAAATGTTCCTGTAGGTACGCACACCATCACCGTTTCGTTCATTGGCTATTTGACACAAGAAAAAACAATTACGATGACAGGCGAATCGGATGCTGCAACGATTGATTTTCAATTGGTGCAGGATTCAAAGGTTCTGAATGAAGTGGTCGTATCCGGAAAAGCCGAAGCGGGCTCAGATGCCGAAGCACGCCTCACGGAGCGAAATGCTTCTCAGGTCGTAAACGTGATGTCGGCAAAAGCAATTTCTATTTTACCCGATCTTTCCGTTGCCAATCTGGTGCAGCGCATGTCAGGCCTGACGGTGCAGCGCAACAGCAATGGCGATCCGCAGTATGTCATTGTGCGCGGCATGGACAAACGCTACAGCTACACGCTGGTAAACGGTTTTAAAATACCAAGCCCGGACAACAAAAACCGTTATCTGCCGCTCGATATTTTTCCTGCGACGTTATTGGAAAGACTGGAAGTATATAAAAGCCTGACGGCCGATATGGAAGGCGACGCCATTGGCGGCGCCGTGAACCTGGTCATGAAGAGCGCGCCCGATCATTTCGAAGTGAAGGCCGATTTCCAAACGGGATATAACTACATCAACACGCTGTACGGATTTGATCATTACAATGCTTCAGGGATTGAGAAAAACTCGCCGCGCCAGCAGTATGGCACGGGTTACGCGGCGCAGCCTGATGACTTCACGCAGAAGAACCTGGAAGTGAAAAACAACAAGCCGATGCCCGACCTGATCGGTTCGCTTTCGATCGGCAACCGTTTTTTCAATAACAAGCTGGGCGTGCTGGTGGGCGGCAGTTTTCAAAATTCATACCGTGCTACCAAGAGCCTTTGGTTTGATTATGATGTTGACCCCTATGGTTCAGATCTTCCCCAGCTGGGTTCGCTGCAAGAGCGGCATTACTCGATCCATCAAATGCGCAGCGCGGGCCACGCGCGGCTGGATTATAAATTCAATGATAGAAATGAAATTAAATTCTATGCCGGGTACTACGCATTAAACAATAACGAAACACGCCAGATCAGGTCAACTTCCCTGAAGCTCGGTTACAATTCACTTCAGGGAGATGCCTCTTTGGGTTACACCACACGCACAAAAACCACCAATCAAGGTATTTTGACGTCGTCGCTGCAAGGCAACCACAAATTACTTGGGCCGTTGGCGCTCTCTTGGTCGGCTGTCTATTCGACCGCATCCAACAATGAGCCTGACAATGCCAAGTTTACGCGCAGCAGCACGATGCAGGATTTTAAAGAAACACCACAAGGAGCGGAAGGGCTTTCACGCCAATGGCTGAACAACAAGGATAACGATCTGACAGGCTACCTGAACTTGACCATGCAGCCCGAATCGTGGGGCAGAAGTCTACTGAAGGCCGGAGGCATGGCACGGCATAAAGACCGCGACGGCAATTACGACATCTACAATTTCATGCCGAAGCCCACCCAGCAATTTCAGGGCACCAACTGGAACACCGTCAGCGATGTTACCTGGTCATTGACCAACCCGCTGGGCGCCACAAGCGATGCCCAGAATTATAAGGCACACGAATATATCAATGCGGCTTATGTGCTGGGGAAGCTGGATGTTGAACGATGGGAGGTGAATGCCGGCGTGCGGGCAGAGCAGACCAACCAGGGATTTACATTAAAAAATCCTGTGCCGGGTGTGATCCGTGACACCAGTGAGCATTACACCGACGTGCTGCCGAGCCTGATGGCGAAATACAAGATCAAACCGGGAATGAACCTGCGGTTCAGCTATTACAAAAGCATTTCGCGCCCCAGCTTTTTTGAAATTGTCCCTTACCTCTATCCGGAAGACGGCTATCCTGAACGCGGAAATCCGAAGCTTCAACGCGTACGGGCACAAAACATTGATCTGCGATTGGAAGTGTTCCCCAATGTAACCGATCAGATTTTAGTAGGTGTATTTTACAAATCCATTACCGACCCCATTGAATATACGGTAACAAAATTCGGCATAGCCAACGAAAATTCCCTGCAGCCCAACAATTTTGGCAACGCGCGGAACATGGGCGCCGAAATTGATTTCATACACTACTTCAACAAGTTCGGCATCCGTGCCAACTACACGTTCACCCACTCGACGATCACCACGACAAAACAACTGCCCGGCCCGGTTGATCCGAACGATTTATCGAAAGGCTATACCACCTATTATGTAAACCAAACGCGCCCCATGCAAGGCCAGGCAAGCCACATTGGCAACGTGTCGTTGCTGTACAAAGACCTCGACAAAGGCTGGGAGTCGCAGCTTTCGCTGGTGTATACCGGTGAAAAACTGGAAGCCATTTCGCCTTATTTAAACAACGACCTATATGGCAAACCGATCGCCATTCTGGATTTCTCATTGGAGAAAAGAGTATCCAGTACCGTCGATGTGTTCATCAAGGCAACCAACCTGCTGAACTCGGCTTATCAAATGTATATCAAGAACCCGGTGTATCAAAAGGACAATGAATATCCCTACCAGAAGGATCCACAGAACAAAACGCTCACCCGTAGAGATGAATACTATCAGTCGTTCCGAGTAGGCGTTCGGATCAATTTCAGCAAGAATAAAAATCAATGA
- a CDS encoding tetratricopeptide repeat protein, translated as MKSKLRYALTALTTILTLHVHAQDAAIQSIDASYRRAEAMLFTRPDSAFVRAQEALRRAQDQGYTEGTAYGHYLVGEIFYRQGFYEEALNHLLKAETLYELSRNTEALARNLNQLGLVYYTIRQPDLALEKHNRALKLYQDSENLKGIADTYGSLGRLSEKKQQYPEALEFQHKALSYYEHANDVRGTSIILENIGSIYEDLNQLDTARYYFLRSLGLNELTRDSLSMIVNLNNLADVHRKKGENEPAIRFSTRALNLALRLNDKYQATSAYKDLGKVYNQAGLYQEAYANLEKGRTLYEEIYGEETRRQLGLLQTFFELERKNGEISALESDRQLNSVVKISLASGIGLVLLLAAAIISRQRLKIRQDKELIELKESQLELKESQQKLMHVELENAHLHEHQLQHALENRSKSLAAHTLHIISKNKMMDDIKAKLQEALQEDLKDQRKKITNLIKLIDHNFVQDKDWDDFRHIFEQVHQNFFDQLQKLSSDITAADTRLAALIRLNLPSKDISTILGISPDSLRISRYRLRKKLKLNQGDSLSNFILSL; from the coding sequence GTGAAAAGCAAATTACGCTACGCCCTCACCGCCCTGACGACCATCCTAACCCTGCATGTTCATGCCCAGGATGCCGCCATCCAAAGCATCGACGCATCGTATCGCCGCGCGGAGGCGATGCTTTTCACCCGGCCCGATTCCGCTTTTGTCAGGGCGCAGGAAGCCCTTCGCCGGGCGCAAGACCAGGGCTACACCGAGGGCACGGCCTACGGTCACTACCTGGTGGGTGAAATTTTTTATCGCCAGGGGTTTTATGAAGAGGCCCTTAACCACTTGCTCAAGGCAGAAACTTTATACGAATTGTCGCGAAATACGGAGGCGCTGGCCCGGAACCTGAACCAGCTGGGGTTGGTCTACTACACCATCCGCCAACCCGACCTGGCGCTCGAAAAACACAACCGTGCGTTAAAGCTCTACCAGGATTCAGAAAATCTGAAAGGCATCGCCGACACCTATGGCAGCCTCGGCCGGCTCAGCGAAAAAAAACAACAGTACCCTGAAGCACTGGAGTTCCAACACAAGGCGCTGTCGTACTATGAACATGCCAACGATGTGCGGGGAACGTCCATCATTCTCGAAAACATCGGCAGCATCTATGAAGACCTGAATCAGCTCGACACGGCCCGTTATTATTTTCTCCGGTCCCTCGGGCTCAACGAGCTCACACGCGACAGTCTCTCGATGATCGTGAACCTGAACAACCTCGCCGATGTGCACCGGAAGAAAGGAGAAAACGAACCCGCCATTCGCTTTTCTACCAGAGCGCTCAACCTCGCCCTGCGCCTCAATGACAAATACCAAGCCACCAGCGCCTACAAAGATCTGGGCAAAGTCTATAACCAGGCCGGTCTTTATCAGGAGGCCTATGCGAACCTGGAGAAGGGGCGCACTTTGTATGAAGAGATCTACGGCGAAGAGACCCGCCGCCAGTTGGGGCTGTTGCAAACGTTTTTTGAATTGGAGCGAAAGAATGGCGAGATCAGTGCATTGGAGAGCGACCGCCAGTTGAATTCAGTGGTCAAGATCTCGTTGGCGTCGGGCATTGGGCTGGTGTTGTTGCTGGCGGCAGCCATCATCAGCCGGCAGCGGTTGAAGATCCGGCAGGACAAGGAACTGATCGAGTTGAAAGAATCACAACTGGAATTAAAAGAGTCGCAGCAAAAGCTCATGCACGTGGAGTTGGAAAATGCCCACCTGCACGAACACCAGCTTCAGCATGCGCTGGAGAACCGGTCCAAATCGCTGGCCGCTCACACGCTGCACATCATCAGCAAAAACAAAATGATGGACGACATCAAGGCCAAGCTCCAGGAGGCCTTGCAGGAAGATCTCAAAGACCAGCGCAAAAAGATCACCAACCTGATCAAGCTCATCGACCACAATTTTGTGCAGGACAAGGATTGGGATGACTTCCGCCACATTTTCGAGCAAGTACACCAAAATTTCTTCGACCAGCTCCAAAAACTCTCTTCCGACATCACCGCGGCCGACACGCGCCTGGCCGCCCTGATCCGCCTGAACCTGCCCTCCAAAGATATCTCCACCATTCTGGGCATTTCGCCCGATAGCCTCCGGATCTCCCGGTATCGCTTGCGCAAAAAGCTGAAGCTAAACCAGGGTGACAGCCTCTCCAATTTCATCCTGAGCCTTTGA